The genomic interval CGGGAAGGGCGGTGAGCCGGCAGCGCGCTCCCGGACCCGCCCGCCCCGCAGCCCCACGGCGCCTGCCCGGCCGCCGCACCTCGGCGCCCGCCAGCAGCAGCCGCAGCTCCTGCAGGCTCTCGTTGATCCGCGCGCGCCGCTTCTTCTCCACCAGGGGCTTCCGGGCCTGCGGGGAGCGGGGCACTGAGTCCCAGCCCCGCACGGCCTCCCGCCCGCTTGCTCGCCCACGGCCCCGGCCCGCACCTTGCGGTCCCCTCGCGTCTCCCAGCCATCCTCATCCTCACGGCCCACACGGTCCCGGCCAGGCGCCGCGGGTGGCGCCAT from Pongo abelii isolate AG06213 chromosome 11, NHGRI_mPonAbe1-v2.0_pri, whole genome shotgun sequence carries:
- the HES6 gene encoding transcription cofactor HES-6 isoform X3 yields the protein MAPPAAPGRDRVGREDEDGWETRGDRKARKPLVEKKRRARINESLQELRLLLAGAEVQAKLENAEVLELTSVSSCRRKRASASLPATSSACTRCTRSCPRARPSTPPSLPSS